DNA from Magnolia sinica isolate HGM2019 chromosome 19, MsV1, whole genome shotgun sequence:
TTTGGCCAAGTTAACTCAGCTTGGCTATGTTTTGGACCCAGTTATAGTGTAGACTTGGAACTAAAGGTTGGTAGTGGACCAGGTAGCCAGCTGGACCTGCCATTTGGCTGGGTTTGGGCCTCAGTTATAGTGTAGACTTGGCCTGATCAATTTTTGGGTTAGGGCACTAGGCCGGTCCCTGGACACTGGGCTGAGCCTAACCCTCGGGCTAAGTTTAGTGGCCCAAGCCTGGGCTCTTCAGGGTGGAGCCAGGTTGTGGCCCCTAGTTTCTGACGTGGACAGTCAGTCCACTCAAGACCTGGCTAGAGACGGATGGTCCTGTCAAGGGCTCTGTGGGGACGACCAtgagccatgccgtccatctattatgaCAAATTATTCTAAGCCCGTCGGGCTATTCATCACTAGCCTAGGCCGAGACAAGACACCGGGGGTGAGCCCAACCCTCAGGTTAATTTTAATGGCCCAAGCCTGGGCTCTTTAGGGTGGGGCCGGGTTGGGGCCCTTAGTTTCTGACTCAGATGGTTGGTCCAGTCAGACCTACATAGAGAGCGACGGTCCTGTCAAGGgctctgcggggcccaccatgagccATGCCGGCCATCTATTTTGataaattattttagagcatgagcccaaaacatccttgggccatagaagtttgggatcaagcttatattcatGTTTTTCTTTCAGCCAGATTTATGCGACCTTTGATGGCAACCAAAGGTTACGGTAGGGTTCCAGTCCTACCCGAGTGGTAGAttttgaggagtttcaacacgaggtcttgggttcgaaactcatcagtggtgaaatcccactatggcatgcGTGGGTGTTtttttgcttcctatggtgtggtccacttcagcatCCAATCTGCCTCTTTTCTGGGtacatgccctgaaatgatctgtcaaaataggtgaactgtggataaaacatatacgtcacggtgggccccaaagagcctTGACAGGACCGTCCCAATTTCACACATGTAAATATGTGAAGTTTCTACCCCTCTATTTCGTAGGCTAGTCTACTAGCTTTCCTTTGAATCATTTCCGTCCATTCAAACGTAGGCACGCCAGTCCAAAATATACGCCCCCACTGTAAAATATATCACACCCCAAAAATCACATTTGCCGGATAATCCCAAACATCCaataagtgggccatcaaatgtaCACTTATCCCATACAAGACGAAAAGAAGAACTTTATTTCTATCACAAAAagcaaatacaatacaatacaataacCCAAACACAAGAAAATGCTATGCCAATTAGAGGAATGCGACTATAATACAAAGCACCTCACAGAAGTACGATTCGTCTCCCTCCTCATATTGACATGTGTCATACGTGTTTCCATCGGGACCATTGATCCTGTGGGCCACCGGCTACACAGGCCATATCCCCAAGAAGAAGGGGATCGGTCTGCCGTAACCATCTGATCAGTGACCTGCACAAAGAACGGTTAGATCAAAACAGACCGACTTTTCACTACGAACCACTAAAGCTGGATGGTCAGAGTCCTCCAACCACAGCTAAATTCGCCCAACAGCCcatcagtggcccacctgatcaacggtCCCGGTCTCCAACATGTTTGTCACATGTACTGTGAGGAGGGAGCTGCATTATAGCATTCCTCATGTAAACATACCAAGATGATTGTAGCCCAAACACCTCCAACTCCAAAATTGCATTTACAGCAGCTGTGATGTTCCGCTCTGCTTAGCTTCAGCAAGCTGTGGTGGCCTCAAAGTCTCTGAATTGACGGTCTGATATTGAGCCATGGCAGCTGCCGCTGGCTGATTATAGTACATTTGGGAGAGCGACGGGTCTGCGAATTCATACATGAAATTAGATGCAGCAACCTGCGATGGTGGTGGCGGATTGTGCAGCTGTTGATAGCCCATGtactgctgctgctgatgctgaAGCTGCTGATGCTGCTGGTATTGATCATGTATGAGCTGTTGGCTAGCACCAGCAGCTGTTCTTTGAGGCGGTTCGGGTCTTGGTGGATAGACGGATGCAGTGGGGATGGTTGCAGGATTAGAGAACTGGCCGGCCGGCTTGCGGGAATGGATTGAATGGGCGTCACCCAAATTCGACTGAAAGGCTAGATTGTATGCTTGGTTCTGTCTGACAGGCATGTAGTACATCGAGTACTGCTGAtcgatctgctgctgctgctgctgcgggtTTTGCTGCATCGAATGCATCTGGTAGTAGGAAGAGATGGGCACCAGCTGCCCCGTTGCAGGATGCTGAATGTACTGGGGACCCATCGCATGGAAgaattgttgctgctgctgctgctgttgctgctgttgttgctgctctTGCTGTGGTGATGACATAAAACCTGGGTCCTGAAATTGAACTGGAATTTGATAATTCCGATTGGAAAATTCCCGTCTTGGATCGGTAACAGGATTCACTGTCGCAGATGCAGAAACCCTGTCTTGAATGGGGCCACCCGCCGGAGGATCTTGATAAAACTGGGGCTTTGGGCGAGAAACAACAGCTCCTGGATTGCTTTCCCTGCAAAATAGAAAAAACCCAATTCAAATTCAATGGAAACAAATGCAAAATTCCAACAAAAGAATGGAACCCAATTCAGAGAAATAGAATTATACCTCCCAAATGTCTCTGTTGGAAAATCCAGAGTACTCTCTTTCTGCTGTGAATGGATCGGCGTCACTGGTGGCGATTTCAGATTCCTCGCTGCCGGCGATCCCTGTTCTACCCTCTCAGCTTCCGACGGAGAAATCCCCCCCGCCGCTGCCTGCTTAGGCGAAAAACCGGAATGAGGAAGAAAACCCTCACCTTGCTTATTCCCAACACCGACTCCGATGCCCATCCGGGCGAATTGCTCTTCCAACCCGATCGGCATGTCGGGAAACCGGCCCAAGCCATCATCAGCGCCGAACCTAGAAACCGACGGTGCGGATGACCCGGACCCGAATAACGACGGCGTGTTCTCGACGAGCGGCGAATCGGGCACGGACTGAACATCCGGCGCAGCCGCTGTCCCGTTCTTTCCAACGTTCCGATCGACATCTCCGCTCACATCAAGCCCCAGCAGAGAATTCACATCCGCAGACATCCCTCGGGTCACGGAGACATCAGCGCCGTTCAGCGCGTCAACGAACCACGACTCGGACTTGGTGTCGGACCCGATCGAAGACGGGGCAGATACCGAATCGGGCTTGGAAGGGAAGATGAAGAGACGGACGCGGGTAGGCCTGTTGGGCACACCAGATGAAGCGGTTGTGGCTCGATCGTACTCGTCGATCATGTTATCGAGATCTTCGTCGGTGGAGATCGAGATGAGGGAATCGAGATCTTCGTTTGGGAGCTGGTATTTGAGGGTAAAAGGGCGGGTTTggaggagagaggaggagagagtgGAAGAGAGACAGGAGAGATTGGTTGTGGTGCGATCGAAGGATATGATGCGGGTATGGCCGCCGAGATAGCAGAGGGATTTGTCGTGCGGGCGCGGTACGATGTGGCCGCCGTAGCTGCACATCAGGCGTATTTTAGCGGAGGGCAGGAGGTTGAAGGAGTTGGGCTCGTCCCAGGAATCGGTGTTGATTGAGTGCGGGGACGAGTCGACTGAGTCGGGATAGCTGGGTTGAGGAGCGAGTTCCATGGCTTTTTTCTAATGGATTCTCGCCCTCCTGGAGAGGCCGGAGGAAAGGGTTTTTGGGAGGTTAGAAGGAAGGAGGTGGTGGGTTTTAAGTAGTTTTGGGACGAAACTCCTCTGAAAACACCTCTTTTATGCGGCAAGTACGACACccaattctgtgggacccacttcttaATTctaccatctaatccgttcatcagttCATCAGAAGCATGATCTTAGACCTAACATCGTCTATATACATGCTTCTGTTGGCTATAGTACGAGAAATAATAGGGAGGGAATACCAAGCGTAGGCTTGGTTTTGGGGTCAATATGgtttttatattccatccaaaccgttcatgagtTTAAAATTACGAGAATTTATAGATATATAAACTATTATTATGATTAAAATCTAAAAAGAGCTACATCATGTGAATTTAATATTTTAGGTGTAATATTAGATTATAACCCGTGGTGTAGCCAATATAGGTCTTTTATaagtcttttattttttatttacggtGAATCATAGTATataaacctgatggacggagtggattttaaattttcaataaaGTAGGCCTCATAGAACTTGAGTGTTTTATCCGCTGTGTACAACAGGTATTGCAACGATACCGGGAGCCAGGCTTCGTTCGTCCCAGGAATATTTTTGGGGGATTGCTCGCGTGAGATAGAGGAGGGATTCTCGATCCACTTGCCAATACAGCCGACACGTTAGAGATCTGGGACGTTTATTTGGCAGGAAAGGAGTTATGATATTCCTCAGTACAAATTTAGGTTGGTTTAATTATCACATAGGCTGAAATTATATGAGAAACATACAGTTAGATTGGTTTACTGGTccttttttaatgtatttttatGGCCTGTCCTTGAATCTAAGGTCTAGATTTTATCTTTCGTATGTGTATTGGACGATCTATTTTTATGGCCTGTCCTTGAATCCAGGGCCTCTCAACTCCATCTCACGTGCGAGTCCGCTCGGAATTCCTTCGTCGGGCGGTTTTGCTccgctgtgtgggccccactggggtATGGTTTTCAGTGCATGGACACGGAAACCAAGGAACTTTGGTGGGGTCCTTGTCATCGGCACGTGTAGGTGACTGTAGTTAGTACAGGTGGATCCCGGGCTGATCTGGACGGTCCatctgggaaacggattggctactcccccttccactagcccggtggctggctatcggtgctccgtgggcccaacaatgatgtatgtgtttcatccacgccgttcatccacttttacgTACCATTTTATAGTTTGTTCCCAAAATAAGAgagataaatctcaggtggaccacaccggaaATAAtattgattagatatccaccattaaaatcctcctaatgcccaatgtactatttatttgacatccaatacgtTGATTAGGCCAtagagaccttgatgaagggaagaaacaaagatcagctagatccaaaactttaatgtcccaaaaagtttttaatggtcaacattaatTCGACACTGtttcacttgagattgagatatacctcattttttgtctcatacctaaaaataatttagaaaattaGATGTACagcgtgaatgaaacacatacgtcatggtgaggCCGACGGAGTATCGACtagcagccattggctggtggaatgGGGAGTGGCTAATCCGTCTCCGTCCATCTGATGGCGACGGAGCCGATTCCATGCTGGGGCGTCAGAAATTCCTGCAGCGCCCGTcgtaatgcatgtgttatatcgactctgttcatccgttttgccccCACATTTCAGTGGgggttgaacgcccaccgttaaagcTTCATGGCacatcatgctgatatttgtactttcccTTCATTTTCGAGGTTAGAgccaccttatgaacgggttggatggcaaataaacatcatggtgggcttaggaagttttcaatggtgggcgtcattaccCCACTCATtactgcggtgtggtccacttggatttttgatctacctcatgtttgggatcatgcatTAAAGTAAGCtgaagaaacagatggacggctcagatataCAACGTACATCAAGGTGCCTAGGACTGCAGGAATCTTGGTGCAGCCGGGAgcggcaggcaatccgcgtccgattgcGACGGTATATGGAGAAAGAAATGGACGGctcattttgggatcatgccctaaagtgagctgaagaaacagatggacggctcagatataacacatacatcacggtgggcacccCAGAACTTAGGGTTGCACGAATCTTCCTGCAGCTGAGCgccgcaggcaatccgcgtccgattgcGACGGTAAACGGTGAAAGAAATATTCAACATTGGAAGATAGCAGCTATCCAAACGATGACTTTTTTATTGATCATTTTTATAATTAATCTCAACCGTCAATTTTAAGAACGTGGATGAACCGTTACGATCTTCAAATGTGGAAGATTTTTGGGTTATCCCCCGTGAATACCGGGtgcaacagatggacggtctgaatcacCAGACGTTAGATCAGGACACTATATTGCCTCCGTCGCGGCTCACAAAAAAACGTGTGTTGCCACCTATTCGGGCGCACATGATAAGATGAtccgatgatttgaaccgtccatattctagTTACCATCTTAAATAAGCTATTTTCCCATGATCACACTTCAGTGATGATCCCACCCTTTGATTTGTACATGAATTCGAGTAAAATAAGTCATTGAAGTATTGCTAGATTCCCGCTAATCATCTTTTGACTGATGTGCGTACTGATTCCCAGTGCTCACCATGCGCATCGAAGTCATGctccaatatttatttattttttaacattttcaGTACTGAgtgagatccaacccatccatccagtAAGCTGCCTCATTTTCACCatggaacccaaaaatcatgaccatccagAATTCAAGTACACCACACCGTaagtaaaagaatgaaaaagggaTGGAACACCTATtattagttttgtgtagggccaccgtggtgtttacatgctatccaatccattcactagATTTTCCTCGTCAAGAGAAAGAATTAGCCAAAAATCACAGCATTTCAAAACCCGTATGGCCATACCACGTGAATTTAGTGTGTTTTAGGTGTATTTTTATGGGGTGATCTACCTGAGGGTTGAACCATCCTGGGATTTTGAATCAACGTTAAAAAAGGTgattcacatgatggacggtgcagatcttaTTCACGTGGAGTTGTTTCGTCCAAGTTACAAGAACTGACCCGGATGGTTCCTGCCCAGGGTACGCAACCGGTTTTCCTTTTTAGCCGTAATCCTACGATGTACGCGGATGGGGTACTACCCTGCCTGTTTCGACCTCAGCACAGGTTGGacctctgaggggccaccgttatttatggattttatccacaccgtccatccattttttacattacgaacccaaaaatgaggtagatcagagatcaagtggaccacaccgcaggaagcaCTTGTGCTAAAATgctcatcgttgaaacctttatagggctcacggtgatgtttattttccatccaacctattcataaggtcatatggacctAGATAAATGGAAAATAAtattatcagattgatccaaaaattctgtgggccccaagaaggtttcaacggtaagagtttaatccccaatgtatggtccatttaagcttggATCTACCTAATCCTTGGCCTTACAACCTAAAATGtcatttaaaaatggatggacggtgtggataatatccatacatcacagtgactcCTCAGAGCCCCAGCATGTCCCGAGCTAGGGAAAGGGGGTATAGTACGCAACCCGTGTCCTCCTACGATGGACCATTTCATCAGATATACCGGTTCGCACTAGTGGTACATGTCCAAAAATCCTCTTAAGGGCAAAGTTGAAATCCGCTGCCAAAGTGGGACCCAATACGgaccgcccatcatgtggggcccaatacgGACCGCCAAAATCGTGTCACTCATCGTTGATGTAACATAACGCCACCGCCCATAAACGAACTTATCTCAGATATAAGTGTAAACCATCCAATTGCTTCCCATCAAGGGAAAGATGAGATAAAGGATAATTTCAGCCGTCCAAATTCGATGGgccaaatcagattttaagaaGGGCCACGCAGCCTAATCTTTGGGCCATGGTCCGTCCACGATGGGGCACATGGTTTTGACGGTCCAGATGGGAGTGGATCCATGCGaattataaataatatactttGGATTTTATTAAGGGCAAGAAATATCATGATGTCGGTTGAAATATCTTGGATTTGGACGGCTGTTTGTATTAATGAGGAAGGCGACCTTTGGACTTGTGCTGGGTTTTGTACAACGTTGCCTACCCTTTGAGGGAAACGAATTGTCTGTGGCCCCGTGgcaaaggaatatatatatatata
Protein-coding regions in this window:
- the LOC131234319 gene encoding RNA polymerase II degradation factor 1-like, with protein sequence MELAPQPSYPDSVDSSPHSINTDSWDEPNSFNLLPSAKIRLMCSYGGHIVPRPHDKSLCYLGGHTRIISFDRTTTNLSCLSSTLSSSLLQTRPFTLKYQLPNEDLDSLISISTDEDLDNMIDEYDRATTASSGVPNRPTRVRLFIFPSKPDSVSAPSSIGSDTKSESWFVDALNGADVSVTRGMSADVNSLLGLDVSGDVDRNVGKNGTAAAPDVQSVPDSPLVENTPSLFGSGSSAPSVSRFGADDGLGRFPDMPIGLEEQFARMGIGVGVGNKQGEGFLPHSGFSPKQAAAGGISPSEAERVEQGSPAARNLKSPPVTPIHSQQKESTLDFPTETFGRESNPGAVVSRPKPQFYQDPPAGGPIQDRVSASATVNPVTDPRREFSNRNYQIPVQFQDPGFMSSPQQEQQQQQQQQQQQQQFFHAMGPQYIQHPATGQLVPISSYYQMHSMQQNPQQQQQQIDQQYSMYYMPVRQNQAYNLAFQSNLGDAHSIHSRKPAGQFSNPATIPTASVYPPRPEPPQRTAAGASQQLIHDQYQQHQQLQHQQQQYMGYQQLHNPPPPSQVAASNFMYEFADPSLSQMYYNQPAAAAMAQYQTVNSETLRPPQLAEAKQSGTSQLL